A genomic window from Nosocomiicoccus massiliensis includes:
- a CDS encoding nicotinate phosphoribosyltransferase gives MFKDDSYMLHTDLYQINMAKTYFDKDIHNKRAVFEAYFRTMPFKNGYAVFAGLERIIDYIKNLRFSKSDIEYLETLGYDEAFINYLREFRFTGTIRAFKEGDVCFNNEPILQVDAPLAECQLIETAILNIINFQTLIATKASRIRELVPNDQLMEFGTRRAQEFDAAIWGARAAVIGGFDGTSNVRAAKKFGIKPTGTHAHALVQTFGDDYSAFKAYADTHKDCVFLVDTFDTLKSGVPTAIRVAKEYGDKINFIGIRLDSGDIAYLSKKARKMLDDAGFKDAKIIVSNDLDEYTIQSLLTQGAKVDSYGIGTKLITAYDQPALGAVYKLSAIEDENGELVDRMKISGNVEKLTTPGKKEVYRIINNETKKSEGDYITRVGEKIDHSEPLFMFDPVHTVKRKYVKNFTAVKKLHDIFVNGQLVYESSSIEEMSQLREAALDELWEENRRLLNPQIYPVDLSLQLWEDKKSLIESIAERDINA, from the coding sequence ATGTTTAAAGACGACAGTTATATGTTACACACAGATTTGTATCAAATCAATATGGCAAAGACATATTTTGATAAAGATATTCATAATAAACGTGCAGTGTTCGAAGCATATTTTAGAACGATGCCGTTTAAAAATGGATACGCTGTATTTGCTGGACTTGAGCGTATTATCGACTATATTAAAAATCTTAGATTCTCAAAATCAGATATCGAGTATTTAGAAACACTTGGTTATGACGAAGCATTCATTAACTATTTAAGAGAGTTTCGTTTCACAGGTACAATTCGTGCGTTTAAAGAAGGGGACGTTTGTTTTAATAACGAGCCGATACTCCAAGTGGACGCACCACTTGCAGAGTGTCAACTGATCGAAACGGCTATTTTAAATATCATCAACTTCCAAACACTAATCGCAACGAAAGCAAGCCGTATTCGTGAACTCGTTCCGAATGATCAACTGATGGAATTTGGTACACGTCGTGCACAAGAGTTTGACGCGGCAATTTGGGGCGCACGCGCTGCAGTCATTGGTGGATTTGACGGTACGTCAAACGTTCGCGCTGCTAAAAAGTTCGGTATTAAGCCTACAGGTACACATGCCCATGCGCTCGTTCAAACGTTTGGCGATGACTATTCAGCATTTAAAGCATATGCTGATACGCATAAAGACTGCGTCTTTTTAGTCGATACGTTCGATACGTTAAAGTCTGGTGTTCCAACAGCGATTCGTGTCGCAAAAGAATACGGTGACAAAATTAACTTTATCGGTATTCGTTTAGACTCTGGAGATATTGCGTATTTATCTAAAAAAGCGAGAAAGATGTTAGATGACGCTGGATTTAAAGATGCAAAAATCATCGTATCTAATGACCTCGACGAATACACAATTCAGTCGTTACTCACGCAAGGTGCTAAAGTAGATAGTTACGGTATTGGTACAAAACTAATCACTGCATACGATCAACCTGCACTTGGTGCAGTATATAAATTATCTGCAATTGAAGACGAAAATGGCGAGTTAGTCGACCGTATGAAAATTTCAGGAAACGTCGAAAAGTTAACGACACCGGGTAAAAAAGAAGTGTATCGTATTATTAATAATGAGACGAAAAAATCTGAGGGTGATTATATTACACGTGTCGGTGAAAAAATCGATCATAGTGAACCTTTATTTATGTTCGACCCTGTGCATACAGTTAAACGTAAATACGTTAAGAACTTTACAGCAGTGAAAAAGTTACATGATATTTTTGTCAACGGACAACTCGTATATGAGTCATCATCTATTGAAGAAATGAGTCAATTACGTGAAGCAGCGTTAGATGAATTATGGGAAGAAAATAGACGTCTATTAAACCCACAAATTTATCCAGTCGATTTAAGCTTACAATTATGGGAAGATAAAAAGTCATTAATCGAATCGATTGCTGAGCGTGATATTAATGCATGA
- a CDS encoding DUF2179 domain-containing protein, with the protein MVLTIFLINICYVSFLTMRTISTLKGYKYVAALVSIFETLIYIIGLGLVLDNLDKPINILAYAFGFGTGILVGIRIEEKLALGYQVVNAITAEKDKDLPMQLRELGYGVTHGYSYGRDGERTTMQILTPRRHEKKLINTIIELDPNAFIVSYEPKSIHGGFWTKGVRNREVASYDVEDVEEILEEVGTNEK; encoded by the coding sequence ATGGTACTTACAATTTTTTTAATCAACATATGTTACGTCTCGTTTTTAACGATGCGTACGATTTCGACATTAAAAGGATATAAGTATGTCGCTGCGTTAGTGAGTATTTTTGAAACGCTCATTTATATTATCGGACTTGGTCTTGTTTTAGATAACTTAGATAAGCCGATTAACATACTTGCGTATGCGTTTGGTTTTGGTACAGGGATACTCGTTGGTATCCGCATCGAAGAAAAGCTTGCTTTAGGATATCAAGTCGTCAATGCAATTACTGCAGAAAAAGATAAAGATTTACCGATGCAGTTAAGAGAACTTGGCTACGGTGTTACGCACGGGTACAGTTATGGACGTGACGGTGAACGTACGACGATGCAAATTTTAACGCCGAGACGCCACGAGAAAAAACTTATAAACACGATCATCGAGCTCGATCCGAATGCATTTATCGTGTCATATGAGCCAAAATCTATTCACGGTGGGTTCTGGACAAAAGGTGTACGAAATCGTGAAGTCGCGTCATATGACGTTGAAGATGTAGAAGAAATTTTAGAAGAAGTCGGTACTAATGAAAAATAA
- a CDS encoding MFS transporter has translation MGRGKLLTWLVSIGSIGFLLMELNKESFFMLTALFLMTGVACGSMYSLGLGYLTDVIPRTHIAAGNLLISIIFSIGSILGPVFGGSLISLSNGTLYFSFFTVVMVLVLIGNLIFRYQLKNRTNF, from the coding sequence ATGGGGCGTGGCAAACTACTCACGTGGCTAGTTTCAATCGGAAGTATCGGATTTTTACTAATGGAACTCAATAAAGAATCATTTTTCATGCTGACAGCACTATTTTTAATGACCGGAGTTGCGTGTGGATCGATGTATAGTCTTGGACTTGGCTATTTAACAGATGTCATTCCACGTACACATATAGCTGCAGGGAACTTACTTATCAGTATTATATTTTCTATCGGAAGTATACTCGGACCAGTATTTGGTGGATCGTTAATCAGCCTATCAAATGGCACGTTATACTTCTCATTCTTTACAGTTGTAATGGTTCTCGTATTAATCGGAAACTTAATTTTCCGTTATCAACTCAAAAATAGAACGAATTTCTAA
- a CDS encoding MFS transporter, with protein MRFTSFRARFIVLSIIVCISGFSQGMLLPLISFIFESRGISATLSGFHTAGLYLGVFISSFLIEAPMRKYGYQKLIVFGGLFVGVSLFLFPILDSIMFWFILRVIIGIADNVLHMSTQTWLTSTTPQHKIGKVIAVYGLFFSLGFMIGPKVADLVVYGTHVPFVLSSVITMLAWPLIFTLKGASEAKPDSDNVPITLLSTLTNFKTVIVYGWAALMFPMLYGFYESSLNSNFPVFAMRNGFEISQVTWILPMFNLGAILFQLPIGALGD; from the coding sequence ATGAGATTTACTAGTTTCAGAGCACGCTTCATCGTTTTATCTATCATCGTTTGTATTAGCGGGTTCTCTCAAGGTATGTTGCTCCCTTTAATATCGTTTATTTTTGAGTCGCGTGGCATTAGTGCGACGTTAAGTGGATTCCATACTGCTGGGTTATATCTCGGTGTGTTTATATCTAGTTTCTTAATAGAAGCACCGATGAGAAAATACGGATATCAAAAACTCATTGTATTCGGTGGACTATTTGTCGGTGTATCGTTGTTTTTATTCCCCATTTTAGATTCAATTATGTTTTGGTTTATATTACGCGTAATTATCGGAATTGCAGATAACGTATTACATATGTCAACACAAACGTGGCTAACGTCCACAACACCGCAACATAAAATCGGAAAAGTTATCGCTGTGTATGGTCTGTTTTTCTCATTAGGATTTATGATTGGACCAAAAGTTGCCGACTTAGTCGTTTATGGGACTCATGTTCCGTTTGTTTTATCGAGTGTGATTACAATGCTTGCATGGCCGCTAATTTTCACATTAAAAGGTGCGAGTGAAGCAAAACCAGATAGTGATAACGTACCAATTACGTTATTATCGACGTTAACGAACTTTAAAACAGTTATCGTATACGGATGGGCAGCACTAATGTTCCCGATGTTATACGGATTTTATGAGAGTTCTTTAAACTCAAACTTCCCAGTATTTGCAATGCGAAATGGCTTTGAAATTAGCCAAGTGACTTGGATTTTACCGATGTTTAACTTAGGTGCTATTTTATTCCAACTTCCAATCGGTGCACTCGGAGATTGA
- the pcrA gene encoding DNA helicase PcrA, with product MDLSLMNRAQYEAITTTEGPVLVMAGAGSGKTRVLTHRIAYLIEEKDVPSYNILAITFTNKAAKEMKERVDKLIDDDTSKMWISTFHAMCVRILRRDIDKLGYDRSFSILDTTDQLNVVKDVLKSMNIDQKQYPPRQFLNAISNFKNALITEKEAKENAYDFREKLNADIYTSYQEILYRNSALDFDDLIMLTIQLFQKDEAILNYYQTKFQYIHVDEYQDTNHAQYQLVYMLSQKYENICVVGDSDQSIYKFRGADIMNILNFEKDYDNVKTILLEENYRSHQRILDAANNVIENNTSRVPKNLVTSRGKGEKITSIVSQNEREEGQRVVKQIQKLKNEGYRFNDMAVLYRANSQSRAIEDALVKSSLPYNMVGGMKFYQRKEIKDLMSYMKVVLNIHDDIAMERIINTPKRGIGPKTIDTLKQHANALNSSIYDAIKDADFIGLSKKNAENLAQLLSVLENLKEKSKFMSITDLVDEILHDTGYLNMLIRENTLESNSRIENLEEFKTVTKEFDETHTIGDELLFDFLSDMALVSDQDSVDDTDAVTLMTIHASKGLEFKVIFIVGLEEGLFPSYRSMDTEEELEEERRLMYVAITRAMERLIISRATSRTIFGRTNNAMESQFWSEIPADLVEGESLISVYDGRSSNSKKRPRSKSQVFTDNSGVTFNVGDKVTHKTFGDGMITAINGSGDSEELDIVFSKVGPKRLLAKFAPIEKKG from the coding sequence ATGGATTTATCTTTAATGAACCGAGCGCAATATGAAGCAATTACGACAACAGAAGGCCCTGTCCTCGTTATGGCGGGAGCTGGAAGTGGAAAAACACGTGTGTTAACGCATCGTATCGCATATTTAATTGAAGAAAAAGATGTGCCAAGCTATAACATTTTAGCGATCACATTTACAAATAAAGCAGCGAAAGAAATGAAAGAGCGTGTCGACAAACTAATCGACGACGACACATCTAAAATGTGGATTTCAACGTTCCACGCGATGTGCGTTAGAATTTTAAGACGAGATATCGACAAACTCGGCTACGATAGAAGTTTTTCAATCTTAGACACGACAGATCAGCTCAATGTCGTAAAAGATGTTTTAAAATCGATGAATATAGACCAAAAACAATATCCACCCCGCCAGTTTTTAAATGCTATTTCAAACTTTAAAAACGCATTAATTACTGAAAAAGAAGCGAAAGAAAACGCATATGATTTTAGAGAAAAACTAAATGCGGATATATATACGTCATACCAAGAAATTTTATATCGTAACAGTGCGCTAGATTTTGACGATTTAATTATGCTGACGATACAACTGTTTCAAAAAGATGAAGCAATCTTAAATTATTACCAAACAAAATTTCAATATATTCATGTCGATGAATATCAAGATACGAACCATGCACAATATCAGCTCGTCTATATGCTTAGTCAAAAATATGAAAATATTTGCGTCGTTGGGGATAGCGATCAGTCAATTTACAAATTCCGCGGTGCAGATATTATGAATATTTTAAACTTCGAAAAAGACTACGATAACGTAAAGACGATTTTACTCGAAGAAAACTACCGCTCGCATCAGCGTATATTAGACGCAGCGAATAACGTCATCGAAAACAATACGAGCCGCGTACCGAAAAATTTAGTGACAAGTCGTGGTAAAGGTGAAAAAATTACATCAATCGTCTCTCAAAACGAACGAGAAGAAGGCCAGCGTGTCGTTAAACAGATTCAAAAACTCAAAAATGAAGGATACAGATTTAACGACATGGCTGTATTATACCGCGCAAACTCACAGTCACGTGCAATCGAAGATGCACTCGTAAAATCATCCCTACCATATAATATGGTTGGTGGTATGAAGTTCTATCAACGTAAAGAAATTAAAGACTTAATGAGTTATATGAAAGTCGTTTTAAATATCCACGATGATATCGCAATGGAACGTATTATTAATACACCAAAGCGTGGAATCGGACCGAAGACGATCGACACGTTAAAGCAACACGCGAACGCGTTAAATTCGAGCATATACGACGCAATTAAAGACGCGGATTTCATCGGTCTATCAAAGAAAAACGCTGAAAACTTAGCACAATTATTAAGTGTACTTGAAAACTTAAAAGAAAAGTCTAAGTTTATGTCGATTACAGACTTAGTCGATGAAATACTCCACGACACTGGATATTTAAATATGCTTATCCGTGAAAACACACTTGAAAGTAATTCACGAATAGAAAACTTAGAAGAGTTTAAAACAGTAACGAAAGAATTTGACGAAACACATACGATTGGAGACGAACTGCTCTTTGACTTTTTAAGTGATATGGCACTCGTTAGTGATCAAGATAGTGTTGACGACACAGATGCTGTCACACTTATGACAATCCACGCCTCTAAAGGACTCGAGTTTAAAGTGATTTTCATCGTCGGTCTTGAAGAAGGGCTATTTCCTTCATATAGATCGATGGATACTGAAGAAGAACTCGAAGAAGAGCGCAGACTTATGTACGTCGCGATTACACGTGCGATGGAGCGCTTAATCATTTCACGTGCGACGTCACGTACTATATTTGGTCGAACAAATAACGCAATGGAAAGCCAATTCTGGTCAGAAATACCAGCAGATTTAGTTGAAGGTGAATCCCTCATTTCTGTATACGACGGACGTAGTAGTAACAGTAAGAAACGTCCACGTAGTAAAAGCCAAGTGTTTACAGATAATAGTGGCGTAACATTTAACGTCGGCGATAAAGTAACGCATAAAACGTTTGGTGACGGGATGATTACAGCAATTAACGGTTCAGGTGACAGTGAAGAGCTCGATATCGTATTTTCAAAAGTCGGTCCGAAACGGTTACTTGCGAAATTTGCGCCAATTGAAAAGAAAGGGTGA
- a CDS encoding NETI motif-containing protein has protein sequence MKNKKQLKKKKFEVTKNDTIESVLQQMRSEGYTPVRRMEKPVFKETENGIEVSHQEIVFEGKLID, from the coding sequence ATGAAAAATAAAAAACAACTAAAAAAGAAGAAGTTTGAAGTTACAAAGAACGATACGATTGAATCCGTGTTACAACAAATGAGAAGTGAAGGGTATACGCCCGTGAGACGTATGGAAAAACCTGTCTTTAAGGAAACTGAAAACGGGATTGAAGTGAGTCACCAAGAAATAGTATTTGAAGGTAAATTAATCGATTAA
- the purB gene encoding adenylosuccinate lyase, with amino-acid sequence MIPRYTREEMANIWTEENKFRAWLEVEILAAEAWAELGEIPMDEVKQLRPNAKIDIDRIKEIEAETRHDVVAFTRQISETLGPEKKWVHYGLTSTDVVDTAQGYLIKQANEIIEKDLNAFLDVLKDKAQAHKYTLMMGRTHGIHAEPTSFGIKLALWYEEMKRNLERFKYARKDIEVGKMSGAVGNFANIPPEIEEYVCKHLGLDYARVSTQTLQRDRHAFYISTLALIATSIEKMAVEVRHLQRSEVREVEEAFRKGQKGSSAMPHKRNPIGSENVTGIARIIRGYMTPAFENVPLWHERDISHSSAERIMLPDVTILTNYMLNRFKNIIQNLVVFEDNMKANINASYGLVNSQRVMLGLIDKGLSREAAYDLVQPRAMEAWEGKQALQPLIENDAEITKYLSQEDIDDAFDNRHYLQSVDRIFERVGLDE; translated from the coding sequence ATGATTCCTCGTTATACTAGAGAAGAAATGGCCAATATTTGGACAGAAGAAAACAAATTTCGTGCATGGTTAGAAGTTGAAATTTTAGCAGCAGAAGCTTGGGCAGAGCTTGGAGAAATTCCAATGGATGAAGTAAAACAACTCCGTCCAAATGCTAAAATCGACATCGACCGAATTAAAGAGATTGAAGCAGAAACACGCCACGACGTCGTCGCGTTTACGCGTCAAATCTCTGAAACGTTAGGGCCTGAGAAAAAGTGGGTCCACTACGGTCTTACGTCAACAGACGTCGTCGATACGGCACAAGGGTACTTAATTAAACAAGCAAACGAAATTATCGAAAAAGATTTAAATGCATTTTTAGACGTCTTAAAAGATAAAGCGCAAGCACATAAATACACGTTAATGATGGGTAGAACACATGGTATTCATGCAGAGCCTACATCGTTCGGTATTAAACTTGCATTATGGTATGAAGAGATGAAACGCAACTTAGAGCGTTTTAAATATGCGAGAAAAGATATTGAAGTTGGTAAAATGAGTGGAGCAGTCGGCAACTTTGCGAATATTCCACCTGAAATTGAAGAGTACGTGTGTAAACATCTCGGTTTAGACTATGCACGTGTATCGACACAAACGTTACAGCGCGACCGCCATGCATTTTATATTTCGACACTTGCGTTAATCGCAACATCTATTGAAAAGATGGCAGTAGAAGTCCGTCATTTACAACGTAGTGAAGTGCGTGAAGTTGAAGAAGCGTTTAGAAAAGGACAAAAAGGTTCGAGTGCGATGCCACATAAACGTAACCCGATTGGCTCAGAAAACGTTACAGGGATCGCTAGAATTATTCGTGGGTATATGACGCCAGCGTTTGAAAATGTACCGTTATGGCATGAAAGAGATATCTCTCACTCAAGTGCAGAGCGTATTATGCTGCCAGACGTTACGATTTTAACAAATTATATGTTAAATCGATTTAAAAATATTATTCAAAACTTAGTCGTTTTTGAAGACAATATGAAAGCAAATATTAACGCGTCATATGGACTTGTGAACTCTCAGCGCGTCATGCTCGGTTTAATCGATAAAGGACTATCACGTGAAGCAGCATATGACCTCGTTCAACCACGTGCGATGGAAGCATGGGAGGGTAAACAAGCTCTACAACCGTTAATAGAAAACGACGCAGAAATCACGAAATATTTATCACAAGAAGATATTGATGATGCGTTTGATAATAGACATTATTTACAATCAGTAGACCGTATATTTGAACGCGTCGGATTAGATGAATAA
- the nadE gene encoding ammonia-dependent NAD(+) synthetase, with amino-acid sequence MHDIQREIIDALHVKENINPDREVREIIDFLKNYKYHHDFIESFVLGISGGQDSTLLGKLAQMAVEELREEGHTIHFYGVRLPYGTQLDMNDVDDAIAYINPDFDVTINIKNAVDASVKALNNASFHISDFVIGNEKARERMKAQYAIAADRKGVVLGSDHAAEALTGFYTKFGDGAADVMPLTGLNKRQGQQILKYLNCPEHLYLKVPTADLESDRPLLSDEDALQVSYKDIDDFLEGKTVPVAAFNRIIHLYKVSQHKRDKPYHRYLKPKYMEE; translated from the coding sequence ATGCATGATATTCAGCGAGAAATTATAGATGCGTTACACGTTAAAGAAAACATCAACCCTGACAGAGAAGTGCGTGAAATCATCGATTTTCTTAAAAACTATAAATACCACCACGACTTTATTGAAAGTTTTGTCTTAGGGATAAGTGGTGGTCAAGACTCAACATTACTCGGGAAACTCGCGCAAATGGCGGTCGAAGAGTTACGTGAAGAGGGTCATACGATTCATTTTTACGGAGTACGTTTACCGTACGGTACACAGCTCGATATGAATGACGTCGACGACGCTATTGCTTATATAAATCCAGATTTTGACGTTACTATTAATATAAAAAATGCCGTCGATGCGAGTGTAAAAGCACTAAATAATGCATCGTTTCATATTAGTGACTTCGTAATCGGTAATGAAAAAGCACGTGAACGCATGAAGGCGCAATATGCGATCGCAGCAGACCGTAAAGGTGTAGTACTCGGTTCAGATCACGCAGCAGAAGCGTTAACTGGGTTTTATACGAAGTTTGGTGACGGTGCAGCAGACGTCATGCCGTTAACCGGTTTAAACAAACGTCAAGGTCAACAGATTTTAAAATATTTAAATTGTCCAGAACATTTATATTTAAAAGTCCCTACTGCAGATTTAGAATCTGACCGCCCACTGTTAAGCGATGAAGATGCACTTCAAGTGAGTTATAAAGATATCGATGACTTTTTAGAAGGGAAAACAGTACCTGTAGCGGCGTTTAATCGTATCATTCATTTATATAAAGTGAGTCAGCATAAAAGAGACAAACCGTATCATCGTTATCTTAAGCCGAAATACATGGAGGAATAA
- a CDS encoding heptaprenylglyceryl phosphate synthase, giving the protein MLSDVKHIFKLDPAKEISDEHLERLAESKTDLIVVGGTDNVTEDNVLDLLARVRRFSIPLALEISNTESVIGGFDHYFIPVVFNTTNIKYHNGLLVEALQEFHDIIDYDEVSILPYIILNEECKAFNKAECYLPDEETLTSLVNMIDKLYESKYLYIECSGTLIDVDTLKHIHSQLKNSHLIYGGGIKNREEFKERKPFANTLVVGNSIYDDFTQALKTTNEVE; this is encoded by the coding sequence ATGTTAAGCGACGTAAAACATATATTTAAATTAGATCCAGCGAAAGAGATTAGCGATGAGCATTTAGAACGGTTAGCTGAAAGTAAAACAGATTTAATCGTCGTCGGAGGAACAGATAATGTCACTGAAGACAACGTTTTAGATTTACTCGCACGCGTGAGACGTTTTAGTATTCCACTCGCACTTGAAATATCTAACACTGAATCTGTCATTGGTGGATTCGATCATTATTTCATCCCAGTTGTGTTTAATACGACGAATATTAAGTATCATAACGGACTACTCGTTGAAGCGTTACAAGAATTTCACGATATTATCGATTACGACGAAGTCTCGATATTGCCATATATAATTTTAAATGAAGAGTGTAAAGCGTTTAACAAGGCGGAGTGCTATTTACCAGATGAAGAAACACTCACAAGCCTTGTAAATATGATTGATAAGCTATATGAGTCAAAGTATTTATACATCGAATGCAGCGGGACACTGATCGACGTAGACACGTTAAAACATATACATTCACAACTTAAAAATAGCCATCTTATTTACGGTGGTGGAATTAAAAATCGTGAAGAGTTTAAAGAAAGAAAACCTTTCGCAAATACGTTAGTCGTCGGTAATTCAATTTACGATGACTTTACTCAAGCATTAAAAACGACAAATGAGGTAGAGTAA
- the ligA gene encoding NAD-dependent DNA ligase LigA, which translates to MEKRMRELEKLLTQYNYEYHVLDHPSVPDETYDKLFHELLHLEEQYPELKSDTSPTSRVGGVVLDKFEKVTHETPMLSLSNAFNEADLRAFNDRVERAVGKVEYMCELKIDGLAVSLLYQDGKFSQGATRGDGTVGENITDNLRTIRAIPLSTDLNAQFEVRGEAYMPKKAFETLNKRREENNEQVFQNPRNAAAGSLRQLNTKLTSERNLSIFLYGTPRADILGVTSQSEALDQLDKLGFKTNKERAVKEDIDGVIEYVNYWQEHRNELPYEIDGIVIKVNNIDLQEEIGYTVRSPKWAIAYKFPAEEAKTKIIDIELTVGRTGVITPTAILEPVRVAGTTVARASLHNHELIEEKDIRINDTVIIHKAGDIIPEVVRVVYEERTNQEVYKAPTQCPSCGHEAVKLDEEVAIRCINPKCPAQIVEDIIHFASRGAMNIDGLGEKFVHQLYDAKLISDVADLYTLKKEELIELDRVGDKKAENLLNAIEASKEAPLQKLLFGLGIRFLGQKASRLIAERFITMDNILSAEKDELMEVPEIGEVIADSVVTYTSNEDFIHLIEKLKSAGLNMTEEVEEQESTQFDGMTFVLTGKLEELTRKEAKEKIELNGGKVTGSVSKNTDVVVAGSDAGSKLDRARELEITVWSEADLLERLGE; encoded by the coding sequence ATGGAAAAACGCATGCGAGAATTAGAAAAACTTCTGACGCAGTACAATTATGAATATCATGTTTTAGATCACCCTTCGGTTCCAGACGAAACGTATGACAAATTATTCCATGAGTTACTTCATCTTGAAGAACAATATCCTGAGTTAAAAAGTGACACGTCTCCAACTTCTAGAGTCGGAGGAGTGGTGCTTGATAAGTTTGAAAAAGTCACGCATGAGACGCCGATGTTATCTTTATCTAATGCGTTTAACGAAGCAGATTTACGTGCATTTAACGATAGAGTAGAACGCGCAGTCGGAAAAGTAGAGTATATGTGTGAATTAAAAATCGACGGTCTTGCAGTATCGCTTTTATATCAAGACGGTAAATTCTCTCAAGGTGCCACACGTGGCGACGGTACTGTTGGTGAAAATATTACTGATAACTTAAGAACGATTCGAGCGATTCCACTGTCAACAGATTTAAATGCACAATTTGAAGTACGCGGTGAAGCGTATATGCCAAAAAAAGCATTTGAAACGTTAAATAAACGTCGCGAAGAAAATAATGAACAAGTATTCCAAAATCCGAGAAACGCTGCAGCAGGTAGTTTACGTCAACTCAATACGAAACTGACGAGTGAACGTAATTTATCTATATTTTTATACGGGACACCACGCGCGGACATATTAGGGGTAACGTCTCAAAGTGAGGCGCTCGATCAGCTCGATAAGTTAGGATTTAAAACAAACAAAGAACGCGCAGTGAAAGAAGATATCGACGGGGTGATTGAATACGTCAACTACTGGCAAGAGCACCGTAATGAGTTACCGTATGAAATCGACGGAATTGTTATTAAAGTGAACAACATAGACCTACAAGAAGAAATTGGTTATACTGTCCGCTCGCCAAAATGGGCAATTGCGTATAAGTTTCCAGCTGAAGAAGCAAAAACGAAAATTATAGACATTGAACTGACAGTCGGTCGTACAGGTGTCATTACACCGACGGCAATTTTAGAACCTGTTCGTGTCGCTGGGACGACTGTTGCACGTGCGTCACTTCATAATCATGAGCTAATCGAGGAAAAAGATATTCGTATTAACGACACGGTAATTATCCATAAAGCCGGAGATATTATCCCGGAAGTTGTGCGTGTCGTGTACGAAGAACGTACAAACCAAGAAGTGTATAAAGCACCGACACAGTGCCCGTCATGTGGTCATGAAGCGGTTAAGTTAGACGAAGAAGTTGCGATTCGTTGTATTAACCCGAAATGTCCGGCTCAAATCGTAGAAGATATTATTCACTTTGCTTCTCGAGGGGCAATGAATATCGACGGACTCGGTGAGAAATTTGTTCATCAGTTATACGATGCGAAACTCATTTCAGACGTTGCAGATCTATACACACTTAAAAAAGAGGAACTTATAGAGTTAGACCGTGTGGGAGATAAAAAAGCTGAGAACCTCTTAAACGCAATCGAAGCGAGTAAAGAAGCACCACTTCAAAAGTTATTATTTGGTCTTGGTATTCGTTTTCTCGGCCAAAAAGCATCACGTTTAATTGCTGAGAGATTTATAACGATGGATAATATTTTATCTGCTGAAAAAGACGAGTTGATGGAAGTTCCTGAAATCGGTGAAGTGATCGCAGATTCTGTTGTAACGTATACGTCAAACGAAGATTTTATTCATCTTATAGAAAAACTAAAATCAGCAGGTTTAAATATGACTGAAGAGGTTGAAGAGCAAGAGAGTACACAGTTTGACGGGATGACGTTTGTGTTAACAGGTAAACTCGAAGAGTTAACACGTAAGGAAGCGAAAGAAAAAATTGAGTTAAATGGCGGGAAAGTGACAGGTAGTGTGTCTAAAAACACAGATGTCGTCGTCGCTGGAAGTGATGCGGGGTCTAAATTAGACCGTGCGAGAGAGTTAGAAATTACTGTATGGAGTGAAGCGGATTTACTCGAAAGGTTGGGCGAATAG